From a region of the Candidatus Ozemobacteraceae bacterium genome:
- a CDS encoding prepilin-type N-terminal cleavage/methylation domain-containing protein has product MTDKRGFTMMELLAALFLLALFLGSVLYLLQAGTRTMSMNQDDFTAHCACYELIEQVLSLPWKEVPVGVFADADLLDGQPLGSGSRLLRLSPVGTSARRMEITAVDDPRGPAYKKITVTLTYPVIAGSQTLRQFSRTVLYAKETL; this is encoded by the coding sequence ATGACTGACAAACGCGGCTTCACCATGATGGAACTGCTGGCGGCCCTGTTCCTGCTTGCGCTGTTCCTCGGCTCCGTCCTGTATCTGCTGCAGGCCGGCACCCGCACGATGTCGATGAACCAGGACGATTTCACGGCCCACTGCGCGTGCTACGAGCTGATCGAACAGGTGCTCTCGCTGCCCTGGAAAGAGGTTCCCGTTGGCGTGTTCGCCGACGCCGACCTGCTCGACGGCCAGCCGCTCGGCTCTGGAAGCCGGCTGTTACGGCTGAGCCCCGTCGGAACGTCGGCGCGGCGCATGGAAATCACGGCCGTCGACGACCCGCGCGGCCCGGCATACAAGAAGATCACGGTCACCCTGACCTACCCGGTGATCGCCGGCAGCCAGACGCTGCGACAGTTTTCGAGGACGGTGCTGTATGCAAAAGAAACGCTTTGA
- a CDS encoding L-serine ammonia-lyase, with the protein MESIRDIFKIGHGPSSSHTMGPRKAVEQFRARHPEAAGFTVILYGSLAATGKGHLTDQAIIDAFRPTPVEILWQPDTILPFHPNGMECIARDGDGHELDRWRVFSVGGGFLREEHSHEVAPVQVYPHNSMHEILEYLDENGISFADYVKEHEPASIWDHLASVWETMKATIQRGLEAEGVLPGGLRLPRKAGMYFTRARQQNDLMQKINLVFAYALATSEENAAGGQVVTAPTCGSAGVLPAVLYLLQRLDHLSDARIVRALSVAGLIGNLVKTNASISGAEVGCQGEIGTACAMAAAAACKLWGGTPPQIEYAAEMGLEHHLGLTCDPIGGLVQIPCIERNAMAAARAIECASYVLMSDGRHRVSFDQVVATMRETGMDLQSRYRETAGGGLAKHVDGLMRRCRPLEKVVG; encoded by the coding sequence ATGGAATCGATTCGCGACATCTTCAAGATCGGCCACGGGCCGTCGAGCAGCCATACGATGGGCCCCCGCAAGGCCGTCGAGCAGTTCCGGGCACGCCATCCCGAGGCGGCCGGCTTCACCGTGATTCTGTACGGAAGCCTCGCGGCAACCGGGAAAGGGCATCTGACCGACCAGGCCATCATCGATGCCTTTCGCCCGACGCCGGTCGAGATTCTCTGGCAGCCCGACACCATTCTGCCCTTCCATCCGAACGGCATGGAGTGCATCGCCCGTGACGGCGACGGACATGAGCTCGACCGGTGGCGCGTCTTCAGCGTCGGCGGCGGCTTCCTGCGCGAGGAACATTCGCACGAGGTCGCGCCCGTGCAGGTGTATCCGCACAATTCGATGCACGAGATTCTCGAGTATCTCGACGAAAACGGCATCTCGTTCGCCGACTACGTGAAGGAGCATGAACCGGCCTCGATCTGGGACCACCTCGCGAGCGTCTGGGAAACGATGAAGGCGACGATCCAGCGCGGGCTCGAGGCCGAGGGCGTGCTGCCCGGCGGCCTGCGCCTGCCGCGAAAGGCCGGCATGTATTTCACACGGGCCCGTCAGCAGAACGATCTGATGCAGAAGATCAACCTTGTCTTCGCCTATGCGCTGGCGACTTCGGAAGAGAACGCCGCCGGGGGCCAGGTCGTGACCGCGCCGACGTGCGGCTCGGCCGGAGTTCTGCCGGCGGTGTTGTATCTCCTGCAGCGTCTCGATCACCTGTCGGATGCCCGCATCGTCCGTGCCCTGTCGGTCGCGGGGCTGATCGGCAACCTCGTGAAGACGAACGCCTCGATCAGCGGGGCCGAGGTCGGCTGCCAGGGCGAGATCGGCACGGCCTGCGCCATGGCGGCGGCCGCGGCGTGCAAACTCTGGGGCGGCACGCCCCCGCAGATCGAGTATGCCGCGGAAATGGGCCTGGAACACCATCTCGGCCTGACGTGCGACCCCATTGGCGGGCTGGTGCAGATTCCCTGCATCGAGCGCAACGCCATGGCCGCGGCTCGTGCCATCGAGTGCGCCAGTTACGTGCTGATGTCGGACGGCCGCCACCGCGTCTCGTTCGACCAGGTCGTCGCCACGATGCGCGAAACCGGCATGGACCTGCAGAGCCGCTACCGCGAAACGGCGGGCGGCGGCCTCGCCAAACACGTCGACGGCCTCATGCGCCGCTGCCGCCCTCTCGAAAAAGTCGTCGGCTGA